ACCGAGTACGACAACGGTGACGGTGACGAGGTCGTTGATCCGATGCTGGCGGTGCTGTTCCGGTTCCGGGACCGGATGCGGGAACGGCAGGAACAGCTCCGCGAGGACGGCCTGCGCAAGTTCACCGCCTCGGCCGGGACTCCGTTCGAGGTCCTCATGATCGATGAGCTGATGATGCTGACCGCACTGTCCGGTCGCCGCACGGTCAGCGAGGTTAACCGGGTGCTGGCCGAGATCCTCACCCAGGGCCGCGCGGCCGGGTATGCGGTGATCGCCTATGTGCAGGAACCGGCCAAGGACATCGTGCCGGTCCGGGACCTGTTCACCCGCCGGATCTCGCTGCGCACCGGCGCGGCGTCCTTTGTGGACATGGTGCTGGGTGAGGGAGCCCGTGACCGGGGTGCGCTGGCGGACGAGATCCCGGAAACCGGGTGTGAGGGTATCGGCTACCGCACCTCCGAGACCTCTCGCCAGCCCATCCGCGTCCGCGCGGGATACAGCACCGATGACGACATTGACGAACTCGTCCGCCTCTGCACCCCGGCAGACGAGCCACCTGCTGACTCCAACGTCTACCCGATCGCTGCCTGACCGTCTGGAAAGGACTGTCCACTATGTCTGCACCGGCCTCCGTGCCCGATACTGCCCGGCTCACGGCCGTGGCGGCCCGCTATGTCCGGGACACCCCCGCGCCTGACCCGGCCTCGATCAGCCTGTATCCGGGCCTGCGGCGTATCGATATCCAGCCGTCCGTACCGTCGTGGGATCGCGTGGCGGTTCTCGATTCCCTGCTGATCTGGACACACCAGCTGACCGGGATCACCGGCGACTGGTGGCACACCCCCGGCGGGGACCTGCACATCACCCTGACCGGCCGCGGACCCTGCGGGGTCACCGTCCGAGTTTACGACGCCTTCCCCTACCGCACCGTCCGCCAGCACGTCGCGCTCACTGAGGGCGCGTCCGAATCGGTCACCCCCGGCGAGCTGTACCGGCTCGCCCTGGAACTCCGCAAAGGACACCTCGCATGATCACCCTGAAGTTCCTTGCCGCCTGGCTGAAGATCACCGGCGCCGCCGTGGTCGCGCTGGTGCTCGAAATCGTGTTGATCCGCTCGTGGTGGCTGTTCCTCCTCGTCATGGTCCCGACGCTGCTGGTGTTCGCCGGGCTGTCAGCAGCGATGTGGCGGGAATGGCGCTCCACCCGCCACGGTGACAGCGCCTACAGCTACTCCTACGTCCGCTACGAAGAGGACTGACCCGCCATGACCAGCCCCGACCCCGTGCCCCCGCCGGACGCGGAGATCTGGCACACCGCCGTAGCCACCCTCGAAGACGGGCTCGGCATCTACCCCCTGCGCTCGATTGATGGAGTCCGCTACGGCGGTGCCGGAGTCACCAACACCGCCGTAGCAGCCACCTCCACCACGGTCCTGCTCCGCGTCACCCAGCACCGGCACGGACACCCCGAGGTGACCGAACTGGAAATGCCACCCGCGTTCGCCCGTTACCTCGCCGCCCTGCTCGACTCCACCGCCCGCTACCTCCACACCACCCCGGAAGGAACCCGCTGATGCGCATCCGTGAATCCATCGTCATGAAGCTTGCCCGGCTGCACGAAGAGTTCTATGCGATCGACCGGACGGTGATCAACCCGGAGGGTGGTCGCAACCGCAAGGCGCTGTTGCAGCTGGCAGACCTGGCCAGCGAAATGGTCCAGCTCTATGAGGAAGGGGCCGCCGAAATGCGCCGGGAAGCCCATGAGGCCTACGACCTGGCCACCGGCAGGTAATCGGTTTCGGCATGCCGTGAGTCCTCGTGACGCTTGCCGCGAGGACTCACGGCATGCCACACGCGCCCATCCGCCATACCCCCCGCCCGAGCGAAAGGCTAGGCATGTCCGACGACTTTAACGAGCTGTTCCAGGTGGTTCGACCCCTGGTCAACGAGTATTTCGAGCTGCATCGGCGACTGGTCCGCGCATACGACGGCAACACCGATTTTCGCAGCAATGAACTAGCGGAACTCGCTGAGAAAATACCCGTCTACCTCGAAACTCAAGCACGGATCTTCCGCCGCGAAGCCGACCGATACCGCACCGGCCGCTACTGACCATCAGCACCGCCGACGCCCTCTGAAAGGAGGTACCTGACGTGTTCCGCAAGTCCGCCCCGAAAAGCGCGGCCCGCCCGGTCTCGCGCCGGGTCCGTACCCTGGAAACCCAGCTCACCGAAGCCCACGACGTGCACCGCCTCGCCACCGATCCGCTTCTCGGGGCGGTCACCGCGGACCGCTTCCGCACCTCGATCACCCGCACCATGTGGTTCTTCCTCACTGTCGGGCTCGGCTTCACCACCACCGGCGTGCATGACTTCCTCGCCGGGCGCCTCACCGCCACCGACCCGCTGTGGTGGGGCGCCTGGCTGGCCGAACCCGCCCTCGCCGGAATCCTGGTCACCCTGCTCCGATGGGAAGCCGCGATGCTCGCCGCCGACATCCCCGTCACCGACAAACCCGTCACGCACCTCAAACGGCTCCTGCTCGCCGCCACGTTCGCCGCGAACGTGTGGGCCGCCCTCACCCCCGCCACCGGCGGCATCTCCCAGGGCAGCGTGTTCTTCCACATCGTCATCCCGCTCGTGGTCTACCTGCTCGCCGAAGTCATGCCGATTATCCAGCAACGCTGCACCCAAGCACGCAACGACGCCCTCACCACCCCACCGGCCACCACCCACCCAGCACCCCCACCCCCACCGGCGGCGGCTGAACCCGTTACGCCCCAACCCGTTCCGGCGCCCGCGCCCGTCAAGCCAACCCCAACCCCAACCTCGGCCCCGGCCCCGGCCCCGGCCCCGGCGGGGAGCGTCCTTGCGAGTCTCCCGGCCAGCATCCGCACCACGATCACCGACATCACCGCCGACGCCCACACCGCCGGTCGCCCCGTCACCCCCGCGGATCTCTCCGCCCGCGTCACCCTCCCCGCCGGAATGCTCGCCTCCCTCGCGGACGAGCTGAACACCACCGTGAACCACCACAAGGTCACCACCTGACCAGATCACCCCCTCGCACCACAGTCGGGACGTCTCCCCCGACCGCGGTGCGACGTCCCGGCCCCTGCGTGCACCCGCACGAAAGAGGCCAGCATGATCACCGAGCACGACGGGTCCGCACTGGCGGCCCGCATCACCAACCGCATGACCCCCGCCGTCATCCGCGCCGTGCGCGCCCGCGCCGAAGCCACCGGCGGATGCCTGCAACCAGTCCACCTCACTGGCTACCGCACCGTCACCGACCACACCGGCCGCATCCTCGACCACACCGCAGGCGTCGTCTACACACCCTGCGGCAACCGGCGGGAAAGCGTCTGCCCCGCCTGCTCCGACCGCTACGCCGCCGACGCGTTCCACCTCCTCCGCGCAGGCATGACCGGCGGCAAAACCATCCCCGAAACCGTCACCAGCAAGCCCCGCCTGTTCCTCACCATCACCGCCCCAGCTTCGGCGCCGTCCACAACCGGCCCACCACCCGCACCGGACGCCGCCTGCCCTGCCGCTGCGGCGAATACCACCACGACGCCGACACCCGGATCGGGACCGCGATCGACCCCGCCCACTACGACTACCCCGGGTCCGTGTTGTGGCAGGGCCACGCCGGGGAACTGTGGCACGCCTTCACCGTCCGCCTCCGCCGGGAACTCGCCACCGCAGCCGGCATCCGGGTCAAAGACTTCCCCGAGCACGCACGCCTGTCCTACGCCAAAGTCGCCGAATACCAGCGCCGCGGACTCGTCCACTTCCACGCCGTCATCCGCCTCGACGGCCCCGAAGGACCCGCAGACCCCGCACCCGGCTGGGCCGACAACGCGCTCCTCGAACACGCGACCCGCGCCGCCGTGGAGAACACCCGCATTACCCGCACCCTCACCATCGGCGGCGACACCACCCGGCACGTGTTCACCTGGGGCCAGCAGGCCGACATCCGCCCCATCCGCCCCGCCCACACCACCGACCCCGACGACGGCGACATCACTGACCGCGCCCTCGCCGGTTACATCGCCAAATACGCCACCAAAGGCACCTCCACCAGCGAAGTCCCCGACCGCCCCATCCGCTCCGAACAAGCGATCGAGGCACTCGACGTCCACCCCCACCACCGGCGCATGATCACCACCGCGTGGACGCTCGGCGCCAACCCGGACCTCGGTTTCCTGCGGAAATGGGCGCACATGCTCGGGTTCCGCGGCCACTTCCTCACCAAATCAATCGCCTACTCCATCACCTTCACCACCATCCGCGGCGACCGACGCACCCACCAGCACCTCGCCACCCTCCACGCCACCGGCACCGACCCCGACACCGTGCTCGTGGTCAACCACTGGAAACACACCGGCAACGGCTACCGCCACCACCACGACCGCGACATCGCAGCCGCCATCTACGAAGGACAACGCCAGCAACGCCAGGAAAAGCTCGACAAGGAGGAACGACCATGAGCAAAACCCTGATGACCATCGAAGACCTCTCCAACCACCTCGGAATCCCCATCAACACCCTCTACAAATGGCGCACCAAAAACTACGGCCCCACCGGCCGCCGCATCGGCAAATACATCCGCTACCGCCCCGAAGACGTCGACACCTGGATCGAAGACCAAGGAGGCGCATGATGGCGCGGGCATGGGTGTATGACCGGCTGAAGAAGTCATCCCACCGTGAAGCCGTGGCGAAAGCGAAGGCGGCAGGGCGGCAACCACCGGCCCGCTGGGAGGTTCGCTACTACGACCTGACCGGCAAGCTGCGCTCGGAGACAGCGCCGAGCAAGGACAAGGCGGAGGCGCGTCGGACCGATGTTGAGAACAGTCTCCGTGGTGGGTCCTATGTGGATCCAAAGTCATCCAAGGTCACGTTCTCCGAGATGGGGGAGAAGTGGTTGGAGAGCCGACACGACCTGCGCCAGTCGACGTGGTGGAAGTACCGGGGCTCCTCGACAACCACGTGAACGTCAGGTGGGGTGGTCTGCCGCTCAACGCGATTCACCGGGAAGATGTGGCGCTATGGGTGGCGGACCTGTTGAAGGCGAAGGACAAGGGTGGCAGCGGCCTCGGTCCTTCGCAGGCTCGGCACGCATACCGGGTGTTCTCGATGGTGCTCGACTGGTGCGTGCCGCGCCGCATCCCGGCCAACCCCGCGCAGGGCGTCAAGCTGCCGGTGCGTCCGGAGGCTGAGCACGTCTACCTTACGTATGAACAGGTGGAGACGCTGGCCGTCGCCGCTGCTGGCCTCCGGACGAAGTACGACCGGCCGACGGCTGGAGCTGAAATCAATCGCGCGTTGATCCTGCTGCTGGCCTACACCGGTCTTCGCTGGGTGAGGCTGCCGCACTGCGTGTTGGCCATGTGGACCTGGCCAAGCGGCGCATTCGGGTTGCCGTGACGTTCTTTGAGGTTGGCGGTGTGCAGCACGAGGGACCGCCGAAGACGGGGAAGAAGAGAACCGTGTCGTTCCCGGCCTCGCTCGTATCGGTACTCCGGCCGCTCGTGATCGGACGGCAGCCCGACGACTTGATGTTCACCACGGTCGAGGCCAGGCGCTGAGAGCGAACAACTGGCGCGTCCGGGAGTTCAACGCGGCACAGAAAGCTGCTGACCTCCGCGTCGCTGGGCTTACTCCGCACAAGCTCCGACACACGGCCGCATCCCTTGCTATCGCGGCTGGTGCTGACGTGAAGGTCGTTCAGCAGATGCTCGGCCACGCCGATGCGGCCATGACCCTGAACGTGTACGGGCACCTGTTCCCGGATCGTCTCGATGAGGTCGCGGACGTACTCGACATGCGGCGTACCCGGGCGCTGGCGAGCATGGCAGCGGATGATCAGCCCGGGGCATGTGGGCAAAATGTGGGCAGCCCCGGGGCTGAGTATGCCCAGACATGAAGAAAGCCACGTCCACCTGCGTGAACGTGGCCGATCCGGTCGGGCTGACAGGATTTGAACCTGCGACCCCTTGCCCTGCCGTCGCAGTCCTTCGGTGTAGCTGACGAGCGCGAGCGGCTATACGAGCTTCGGGGCGCCACGTACGTCCCATCCCCTGCCGTCGCGACAGCCTGCCTCCCAGAAGGAGTTCACCTACTGCTTGCCGCACTATCGCCCGGGAGACCTCGAAACGTTCACATAGTTCACGCTCGGCCGACAGTACGGCGCCTTCGCCGAGTTCGGCGATCACAGCCAGCAGTTCGACCTTCAACGCGTAGTAGCGCGGAACCCGACCATGTTCGGGGATGCCGTCGCGGACCGGACCGTCGGCGGACTGGTGGGACAGTGGTGAGGAAGTCGGCCCGAGCCTATGCCAGCCGCCGTTGCGTGGTTCGCTATCCCGAGAACGAGCCCGACCGCAGGAGGACTCCCGATGCGCTCGCGCGCAGACTCGGCCTGACCGACGCTGTCTTCGTCGGGC
This Amycolatopsis sulphurea DNA region includes the following protein-coding sequences:
- a CDS encoding helix-turn-helix domain-containing protein, encoding MSKTLMTIEDLSNHLGIPINTLYKWRTKNYGPTGRRIGKYIRYRPEDVDTWIEDQGGA
- a CDS encoding tyrosine-type recombinase/integrase, with product MRANNWRVREFNAAQKAADLRVAGLTPHKLRHTAASLAIAAGADVKVVQQMLGHADAAMTLNVYGHLFPDRLDEVADVLDMRRTRALASMAADDQPGACGQNVGSPGAEYAQT